One window of the Archangium primigenium genome contains the following:
- a CDS encoding VWA domain-containing protein, with amino-acid sequence MGYGNYSSQAHDAIVQKRAKEPVQEVFQQTGCHPLMNPKGLRLREARDSAEHPNSLGIVFALDVTGSMGTIPKLMATQMLPKFMKILTDCHVKDPQLLFMAVGDATSDQAPLQVGQFESTAQLMDQWLTWSYLEGRGGGNNHESYELALYTLAQHTAMDCWEKRQKKGYVFLTGDELPFPSLSKHVVESLIGDRLDQDLTAEEIVAELQKTFVPFFVIPDQKRRENCEARWRELLGDHVLCMSNPQDICYVSAGAVCLYEGLVPDMDALGRVFKDMGLEYGDLSSVMRALTPLAEALGRTGGPAMTGGKSPEGVLGRIVQLFK; translated from the coding sequence ATGGGGTATGGCAACTACAGCAGCCAGGCGCACGACGCCATCGTGCAGAAGCGCGCGAAGGAGCCCGTCCAGGAGGTGTTTCAACAGACGGGGTGCCATCCGCTGATGAACCCCAAGGGGCTGCGCCTGCGCGAGGCGCGCGACAGCGCGGAGCACCCGAACTCGCTGGGCATCGTGTTCGCGCTGGACGTGACGGGCTCCATGGGCACCATCCCCAAGCTCATGGCCACGCAGATGCTGCCCAAGTTCATGAAGATCCTCACCGACTGCCACGTGAAGGATCCCCAGCTGCTCTTCATGGCGGTGGGTGACGCGACGAGCGATCAGGCCCCGCTGCAGGTGGGCCAGTTCGAGTCCACCGCGCAGCTCATGGACCAGTGGCTCACCTGGAGCTACCTGGAGGGCCGGGGCGGCGGCAACAACCACGAGAGCTACGAGCTGGCGCTCTACACGCTCGCCCAGCACACGGCGATGGACTGCTGGGAGAAGCGCCAGAAGAAGGGCTACGTCTTCCTCACCGGGGACGAGCTGCCCTTTCCCTCGCTGTCCAAGCACGTGGTGGAGAGCCTCATCGGGGACCGGTTGGACCAGGACCTGACGGCCGAGGAGATCGTCGCCGAGCTGCAGAAGACGTTCGTGCCCTTCTTCGTCATCCCGGACCAGAAGCGCCGCGAGAACTGCGAGGCGCGGTGGCGCGAGCTGTTGGGTGACCACGTGCTGTGCATGAGCAACCCCCAGGACATCTGCTACGTGAGCGCGGGCGCCGTGTGCCTGTACGAGGGCCTGGTGCCGGACATGGACGCGCTGGGCCGCGTCTTCAAGGACATGGGCCTGGAGTACGGCGACCTGAGCTCGGTCATGCGCGCGCTCACGCCCCTGGCCGAGGCCCTGGGCCGCACGGGGGGCCCGGCGATGACGGGCGGCAAGTCCCCCGAGGGCGTGCTCGGGCGGATCGTCCAGCTCTTCAAATGA
- a CDS encoding serine/threonine-protein kinase: MLQTTERVVKCPQCQAPLAPRRFAPSVVCDYCGTTVQVDPLAVHASRFQRAWAEWNDPATHGYTQWWTLGTSHWAPGPRVGQGGMTDVYVAERARTPTERVLIKVLRDPAHLPLLDHEWEVLRALQASQADGAPTFTALLPQPVTRGELSAGPHAGRHALVLRWPGGFVRTLEDARRVYPAGVPPQTSVWMWRRVLEALSFLHRSGYVHGAVLPPHLLVQTGEHGVRLVGFSCAERLGEPLRAFHPYYRDFYPGDVTGTRRLRPEDDVAMSARCLVAVLGGDPERGSVPGAVPAPLALLLRQVARGEYTSEGGDLAWTLRERVGEVGRAVFGPPSFQPLVMP, encoded by the coding sequence GTGCTCCAGACGACCGAGAGAGTGGTGAAGTGTCCCCAGTGCCAGGCGCCGCTCGCGCCCCGGCGCTTCGCCCCCTCGGTCGTCTGCGACTACTGCGGCACCACCGTGCAGGTGGATCCCCTGGCCGTCCACGCCTCGCGCTTCCAGCGGGCGTGGGCGGAGTGGAACGACCCGGCGACGCACGGCTACACGCAGTGGTGGACGCTGGGCACGAGCCACTGGGCCCCGGGGCCGCGCGTGGGCCAGGGCGGCATGACGGACGTCTACGTCGCCGAGCGGGCCCGCACGCCCACCGAGCGCGTGCTCATCAAGGTGCTGCGCGACCCCGCGCACCTGCCCCTGCTCGACCACGAGTGGGAGGTGCTGCGCGCGCTCCAGGCCAGCCAGGCGGATGGCGCGCCCACCTTCACCGCGCTGCTGCCCCAGCCGGTGACGCGCGGGGAGCTGAGCGCGGGCCCCCACGCGGGCCGGCACGCCCTGGTGCTGCGCTGGCCTGGCGGCTTCGTGCGCACGCTCGAGGACGCGCGCCGCGTCTACCCCGCGGGCGTGCCCCCCCAGACGTCCGTGTGGATGTGGCGGCGCGTCCTGGAGGCCCTCTCGTTCCTTCACCGCTCGGGCTATGTCCACGGGGCGGTGCTGCCGCCCCACCTGCTCGTGCAGACGGGGGAGCACGGCGTGCGGCTGGTGGGCTTCTCCTGCGCGGAGCGCCTCGGCGAGCCCCTGCGCGCCTTCCACCCGTACTACCGCGACTTCTACCCGGGCGACGTCACGGGCACGCGGCGGCTAAGGCCCGAGGACGACGTGGCCATGAGCGCCCGCTGCCTCGTCGCCGTGCTGGGAGGAGACCCCGAGCGCGGGAGCGTGCCCGGCGCCGTGCCCGCGCCCCTGGCGCTGCTCCTGCGCCAGGTGGCCCGGGGCGAATACACCTCGGAGGGGGGGGACCTGGCCTGGACACTGCGCGAGCGGGTTGGTGAAGTGGGCCGCGCGGTCTTCGGTCCCCCGAGCTTCCAGCCGCTCGTCATGCCGTGA